In Massilia violaceinigra, one DNA window encodes the following:
- a CDS encoding DUF1700 domain-containing protein: MGKLDYLDALRRAMAGISADTQANTLAYYEQRFIDGVAAGRTEAEVAAGLDAPTAIAMKLRASVHMHSFEQKKNPANLMRMLVSIVGLGIFNLFMVVPALVYAALLALLYAAGLAFYVAGIAITASGLAGANELVLDGPFRELILSDASSDERNTMQAKVSISQDGVRFFREHRAGNVPKEAVEAMREAGEAADTADATSEAGDEAAQDGPKKTSVIRRAEEAASVGVRITTNLEPGSRATQTVFGLGIVLAGIVIFLLCLVITKYTLTGIRRYAEMNVSLLKGN, encoded by the coding sequence ATGGGCAAACTCGACTATCTCGACGCGCTGCGGCGCGCCATGGCGGGCATTTCCGCCGACACCCAGGCCAACACGCTGGCTTACTACGAACAGCGCTTCATCGACGGCGTGGCCGCCGGCCGCACCGAGGCCGAGGTGGCCGCCGGTCTCGACGCGCCGACCGCGATCGCCATGAAGCTGCGCGCCAGCGTGCACATGCATTCTTTCGAGCAAAAGAAAAATCCCGCCAACCTGATGCGCATGCTGGTGTCGATCGTCGGCCTGGGCATCTTCAACCTGTTCATGGTGGTGCCGGCGCTGGTCTACGCGGCCCTGCTGGCCCTGCTGTACGCGGCCGGGCTGGCCTTTTACGTGGCCGGCATCGCCATTACCGCCAGCGGCCTGGCGGGCGCCAACGAACTGGTGCTCGATGGCCCTTTCCGCGAGCTGATCCTGAGCGACGCCTCCAGCGACGAGCGCAACACGATGCAAGCGAAAGTGTCGATTAGCCAGGACGGCGTGCGCTTCTTCCGCGAACACAGGGCCGGCAATGTCCCCAAGGAGGCCGTGGAAGCCATGCGCGAAGCCGGCGAGGCCGCTGACACGGCGGACGCGACCAGTGAAGCGGGCGACGAAGCCGCGCAGGACGGCCCGAAAAAGACCAGCGTGATCCGCCGCGCCGAGGAAGCGGCCAGCGTCGGCGTGCGCATCACCACCAACCTCGAACCCGGGTCGCGCGCTACCCAGACCGTCTTTGGGCTGGGCATCGTACTGGCCGGCATCGTGATCTTCCTGCTGTGCCTGGTCATTACGAAATACACGCTGACCGGCATCCGCCGCTACGCCGAAATGAATGTTTCCCTGCTCAAGGGCAACTAA
- a CDS encoding head GIN domain-containing protein, translating into MRSLIKVGFGLLLLAFVLIALFYGMLRAQGTTRPANPEGRVVASEARHVGNDVTSVVLGGPIDMTLRQGAVASLTVRGEQRLLGNIATVSEGNTLHIETKGMLLHHKQPLQVVLVLPSIDSVRIHGSGDSTINGFSGDKIALQLHGSGDVKFNGRYRAVEAGLQGSGDIELNGGNSDKVEVSVIGSGSMTVVGAAKQFKVAQTGSGDLDAEHLSADTVAVELMGSGSAVVQARKSATVNLRGSGDVNVHGNPDERNVTRNGSGDVTFE; encoded by the coding sequence ATGCGATCACTTATCAAAGTCGGCTTCGGCCTGCTGCTCCTCGCTTTCGTCCTGATCGCCCTGTTCTACGGCATGCTGCGGGCCCAGGGCACGACTCGTCCGGCCAATCCGGAAGGCCGCGTGGTCGCCAGCGAAGCGCGCCATGTGGGCAACGACGTCACCTCGGTCGTGCTCGGCGGCCCGATCGACATGACCCTGCGCCAGGGCGCGGTAGCGTCGCTGACCGTGCGCGGCGAACAGCGCTTGCTGGGCAATATAGCAACCGTGAGCGAAGGCAATACCCTGCACATCGAAACCAAGGGCATGCTGCTGCACCATAAACAGCCGCTGCAAGTGGTGCTGGTGCTGCCGTCCATCGACAGCGTCAGGATTCATGGCAGCGGCGACAGCACCATCAACGGTTTCAGCGGCGACAAGATCGCGCTGCAACTGCATGGTTCCGGCGACGTCAAATTCAATGGCCGCTACCGCGCAGTCGAAGCCGGCCTGCAAGGCAGCGGCGACATCGAGCTCAACGGGGGGAACAGCGACAAGGTCGAGGTCAGCGTGATCGGTTCGGGCAGCATGACGGTGGTGGGCGCGGCCAAGCAGTTCAAGGTGGCGCAGACCGGTTCGGGCGACCTCGACGCCGAGCACCTGAGCGCCGATACCGTCGCCGTCGAGCTGATGGGTTCGGGCAGCGCGGTTGTTCAGGCCCGCAAAAGCGCCACCGTCAACCTGCGCGGCAGCGGCGACGTGAACGTGCACGGCAATCCGGACGAGCGCAACGTCACCCGCAACGGCTCGGGCGACGTCACGTTCGAGTAA
- a CDS encoding TIGR03862 family flavoprotein: MAAEVLSQGGVAVDLYDAMPSVGRKFLLAGKGGMNITHSEPSADFLQRYGARSGQVAPWLERFDAQAVRDWIHGLGVDTFVGTSGRVFPTDMKAAPLLRAWLHRLREAGVQLHMRHRWLGWNGAALRFATPEGELELTADAVILALGGGSWARLGSDGAWVPLLQERAVAVAPLVPSNCGFDTGWSEHFSSRHAGAPLTTVAITAPDAQGRLHKRQGQFVITATGVEGSLIYALSADLREQIAASGSATIWLDLVPDFSAERVLEDVARPRGSRSMSSHLQSRLGIKGVKSGLLRECLSADEFADPARLAAALKMLPVTLKRARPIDEAISSAGGVRFDALDGHAMLSALPGVFAAGEMVDWEAPTGGYLLTACFASGRAAGHGALAWLAQRPLTRT; encoded by the coding sequence ATGGCCGCCGAAGTCCTGAGCCAGGGCGGGGTGGCGGTCGACCTGTACGATGCGATGCCGTCGGTCGGGCGCAAGTTCCTGCTGGCGGGCAAGGGCGGCATGAATATCACGCATTCGGAGCCATCCGCCGATTTTCTGCAGCGCTACGGCGCACGCAGCGGACAAGTGGCGCCGTGGCTGGAGCGCTTCGACGCACAAGCGGTGCGCGACTGGATTCATGGCCTCGGCGTCGACACCTTCGTGGGCACCTCCGGACGGGTATTTCCGACCGATATGAAGGCCGCGCCCCTGCTGCGTGCCTGGCTGCACCGCTTGCGCGAGGCGGGCGTGCAGCTGCACATGCGCCATCGCTGGCTGGGCTGGAATGGCGCGGCGCTGCGTTTCGCCACACCCGAGGGCGAGCTCGAGCTCACCGCCGATGCGGTCATCCTGGCGCTCGGCGGCGGCAGCTGGGCGCGCCTGGGTTCGGACGGCGCCTGGGTGCCGCTGCTGCAGGAGCGCGCGGTCGCGGTGGCGCCGCTGGTGCCGTCGAACTGCGGTTTCGACACCGGCTGGAGCGAGCATTTCAGCAGCCGCCACGCGGGCGCGCCGCTGACCACGGTGGCCATTACCGCCCCCGACGCCCAGGGCCGCCTGCACAAGCGCCAGGGGCAGTTCGTGATTACCGCCACTGGCGTCGAGGGCAGCCTGATCTACGCCTTGTCGGCCGATCTGCGCGAGCAGATTGCGGCAAGCGGCAGCGCCACCATCTGGCTCGACCTGGTGCCCGATTTCAGCGCCGAACGGGTGCTGGAGGACGTGGCTCGCCCGCGCGGTTCACGCTCGATGTCGAGCCATCTGCAAAGCCGGCTGGGTATCAAGGGGGTGAAATCGGGATTGCTGCGCGAATGCCTGTCGGCGGACGAATTCGCCGACCCGGCGCGCCTGGCGGCGGCCCTGAAAATGCTGCCGGTCACCTTGAAACGGGCGCGCCCGATCGACGAGGCGATCAGCAGCGCCGGCGGCGTGCGCTTCGACGCGCTCGACGGGCACGCCATGCTGAGCGCACTGCCGGGGGTATTCGCCGCCGGCGAAATGGTCGACTGGGAAGCGCCCACCGGCGGCTACCTGCTCACCGCCTGCTTTGCCAGCGGCCGCGCCGCCGGACATGGAGCGCTGGCCTGGCTGGCGCAGCGGCCGCTTACTCGAACGTGA
- a CDS encoding helix-turn-helix transcriptional regulator — protein MNNTIRDLRAQHGWSQAHLADLLKVSRQTVNAIETGRYDPSLPLAFAIARLFAQPLETIFHPDQEIA, from the coding sequence ATGAACAACACCATTCGCGACCTGCGCGCGCAGCATGGCTGGAGCCAGGCGCACCTGGCCGACCTGCTCAAGGTATCGCGCCAGACCGTCAACGCCATCGAAACGGGGCGCTACGACCCGAGCCTGCCGCTGGCGTTCGCCATTGCCCGGCTGTTCGCCCAACCCCTTGAAACCATTTTCCATCCCGACCAGGAGATTGCATGA
- a CDS encoding alpha/beta fold hydrolase translates to MIARIVLALMMAAGTPAFAAEPAAQPPNRFAATLVPAERFEVGAMQVERHGKRGRPLILIPGLASGSWVWQSTARQFLGDYTVYIVTLPGFDGRAPAPGKQMEAAQRALTQLIETRKLVKPVLVGHSLGGVLALSLASQLPERIAGVVSIDGLPVFPGSEDLPPHQREQMAQSLARRMAPADQRAFAAQQQDYMRGTGVLDMARADELAKLSARSDPGAVLQYMAETFAMDLRSQLPRISAPVLLIAPYFEPDASQHELTEDTKKTYYASLIAAAPKVQVVTVSPARHFAMFDQPERVNDAIRTFLDAL, encoded by the coding sequence ATGATCGCTCGCATTGTTTTAGCCCTGATGATGGCGGCCGGCACGCCCGCCTTTGCCGCCGAGCCGGCCGCGCAGCCGCCCAACCGTTTCGCCGCAACGCTGGTTCCCGCCGAACGTTTCGAGGTCGGCGCCATGCAGGTCGAACGGCACGGCAAGCGCGGCCGTCCGCTGATCCTCATTCCCGGCCTGGCCAGCGGTTCCTGGGTGTGGCAAAGTACCGCGCGCCAGTTTCTCGGCGACTACACCGTGTATATCGTCACCCTGCCCGGTTTCGACGGCCGCGCGCCGGCGCCAGGCAAGCAGATGGAGGCGGCCCAGCGCGCGCTGACGCAGCTGATCGAGACGCGCAAGCTGGTCAAGCCAGTGCTGGTCGGACACAGCCTGGGCGGCGTGCTGGCGCTGTCGCTGGCATCGCAGTTGCCGGAGCGCATAGCCGGCGTGGTCAGCATCGATGGCTTGCCGGTGTTCCCGGGTTCCGAAGACTTGCCGCCGCACCAGCGCGAGCAGATGGCGCAGTCGCTGGCGCGGCGCATGGCGCCGGCCGACCAGCGCGCGTTCGCCGCGCAGCAGCAGGATTACATGCGCGGCACCGGTGTGCTGGACATGGCGCGCGCCGACGAACTGGCCAAGCTCAGCGCGCGCAGCGATCCCGGCGCGGTGCTGCAGTACATGGCCGAGACGTTCGCCATGGACCTGCGCTCGCAGTTGCCCAGGATCAGCGCGCCGGTGCTGCTGATCGCGCCGTATTTCGAGCCCGACGCCAGCCAGCATGAGCTGACCGAGGACACCAAGAAGACCTACTACGCCTCGCTGATCGCGGCCGCGCCCAAGGTGCAGGTGGTGACGGTTTCGCCGGCGCGGCACTTCGCCATGTTCGACCAGCCCGAACGCGTCAACGACGCCATCCGCACCTTCCTCGACGCGCTGTAG
- a CDS encoding GntR family transcriptional regulator, with translation MTSRSEILREKIEELIAVGALAPGQHLDETELAARFGVSRTPIRETLIQLASMGLVVIRPRRGAVVAELGPHQLVEMFEVMSELEATCSRLAARRMTPEDHVRLLAAHQACREARDASDPDAYYYQNEAFHEVIYAGSHNQFLFEQTRNLYRRLRPYRRLQLRVRGRVGASWDEHDAVVQAILSGDGEKAGQLTRGHVMIQGQRFADLMASLPQLAAGALVPS, from the coding sequence ATGACAAGCCGTTCTGAAATACTCCGGGAAAAGATCGAAGAATTGATTGCGGTCGGCGCACTGGCGCCCGGCCAGCATCTGGACGAGACCGAACTGGCTGCGCGCTTCGGCGTGTCGCGCACGCCGATCCGCGAAACGCTGATCCAGCTCGCGTCGATGGGATTGGTGGTGATCCGCCCGCGGCGTGGCGCGGTGGTGGCCGAACTCGGGCCGCATCAACTGGTGGAGATGTTCGAAGTAATGTCGGAACTGGAGGCGACCTGCAGCCGGCTGGCGGCGCGCCGCATGACGCCGGAAGACCATGTCAGGCTGCTGGCCGCGCACCAGGCTTGCCGCGAGGCGCGCGACGCCAGCGATCCGGATGCCTACTACTACCAGAACGAAGCCTTCCACGAAGTCATTTACGCGGGCAGCCATAACCAGTTTTTGTTCGAGCAGACGCGCAATCTGTACCGCCGCCTGCGGCCCTACCGGCGCTTGCAGCTGCGGGTGCGCGGCCGGGTCGGCGCCTCCTGGGACGAGCACGACGCCGTGGTGCAGGCCATTCTGTCCGGCGATGGCGAAAAGGCGGGGCAGCTCACCCGCGGCCACGTAATGATCCAGGGGCAGCGCTTCGCCGATCTGATGGCGTCCCTGCCGCAGCTGGCGGCGGGCGCGCTGGTGCCCTCCTGA
- the dctP gene encoding TRAP transporter substrate-binding protein DctP, protein MTAMTRRTVLAALATSPLWMQHAWAQTTSLKISHQFPGGTINEGDFRDRLCRMFAAEVEKRSKGTLKFSVYPGSSLMKTNAQFSAMRKGALDLSLVPLSYAGGEVPEVNIGLMPGLVTTYDQGYSWKKAEVGKELARILGEKGIVVLSWIWQAGGVASRSKPIVEPEDVRGMKVRGGSREMDLILKAAGAAVVTLPSNEIYAAMQTGAMDAALTSSTSLISFRLEEVSKALTTGRGGAYWFMFEPLLMSKAVFDRLTKEQQAILMAVGGELEGFARTSAQADDAAVAAVYQKAGAKVVDLNATIVKKWQAIARTTAWTDYREKNANCAKLLALAEKTL, encoded by the coding sequence ATGACCGCAATGACCCGCAGAACCGTTCTTGCCGCGCTCGCCACGAGCCCACTCTGGATGCAACATGCCTGGGCCCAGACGACCAGCTTGAAAATCTCGCACCAGTTCCCCGGCGGCACCATCAACGAAGGCGACTTCCGCGACCGTCTGTGCCGGATGTTCGCGGCCGAGGTGGAAAAACGCAGCAAGGGCACGCTCAAGTTCTCAGTCTATCCCGGTTCGTCGCTGATGAAAACGAACGCGCAGTTCTCGGCCATGCGCAAGGGCGCGCTCGACCTGTCGCTGGTGCCGCTGTCGTACGCCGGCGGCGAAGTCCCGGAAGTGAACATCGGCCTGATGCCCGGCCTGGTGACCACCTACGACCAGGGCTACAGCTGGAAAAAAGCGGAGGTAGGCAAGGAACTGGCACGCATCCTCGGCGAAAAAGGCATCGTGGTCCTGAGCTGGATCTGGCAGGCGGGTGGCGTGGCCTCGCGCAGCAAGCCGATCGTCGAGCCGGAAGACGTGCGCGGCATGAAGGTGCGCGGCGGCTCGCGCGAGATGGACCTGATCCTCAAGGCCGCCGGCGCCGCCGTCGTCACGCTGCCGTCGAACGAAATCTACGCCGCCATGCAGACCGGCGCGATGGATGCGGCGCTGACCTCCTCCACGTCGCTGATCTCGTTCCGCCTGGAGGAAGTGTCGAAAGCGCTGACCACGGGCCGCGGCGGCGCGTACTGGTTCATGTTCGAGCCGCTGCTGATGTCCAAGGCGGTCTTCGATCGCCTCACCAAGGAACAGCAGGCGATCCTGATGGCGGTCGGCGGCGAACTCGAAGGCTTCGCGCGCACCTCGGCCCAGGCCGACGATGCGGCGGTCGCCGCGGTGTACCAGAAAGCCGGCGCCAAGGTGGTCGATCTGAACGCGACCATCGTCAAGAAATGGCAAGCCATCGCGCGCACCACCGCGTGGACCGACTACCGCGAGAAGAACGCCAACTGCGCCAAGTTGCTGGCATTGGCCGAGAAAACCTTGTGA
- a CDS encoding TRAP transporter small permease — MSHGFELAPAKGPAVPDHPVLAAVSRMLDRLNSMLLKLSMAALVITALVLTYSVVSRYFFKLPTDWQDEAAVFMLVGVTFFCTGYVQSYRGHIGIEALSSLLPPKLNAVRLFVVDLVSCLFCAFFAWKSWTLLHEAWVDGQTTSSTFAPPLWIPYGMMSLGMTILTLQILIQVLTHITNKPAGQRSAP; from the coding sequence GTGAGCCACGGCTTCGAACTGGCGCCGGCCAAAGGGCCGGCGGTGCCGGACCATCCGGTCCTGGCGGCCGTGTCGCGCATGCTCGACCGGTTAAACAGCATGCTGCTCAAGCTGTCGATGGCGGCCCTCGTCATCACGGCGCTGGTGCTGACGTATTCGGTGGTGTCGCGCTATTTTTTCAAGCTGCCCACCGACTGGCAGGATGAAGCGGCGGTGTTCATGCTCGTCGGCGTGACCTTCTTCTGCACCGGCTACGTGCAGTCGTACCGAGGCCATATCGGCATCGAGGCGCTGTCGTCACTGCTGCCGCCGAAGCTCAACGCGGTGCGCCTGTTCGTGGTCGACCTGGTGTCGTGCCTGTTCTGCGCCTTCTTTGCCTGGAAATCATGGACCCTGTTGCATGAAGCCTGGGTCGACGGCCAGACCACGTCGTCGACATTCGCGCCGCCACTATGGATCCCGTACGGCATGATGTCGCTCGGGATGACCATATTGACCCTGCAGATCCTGATCCAGGTTCTGACCCATATCACCAACAAGCCAGCCGGCCAACGGAGCGCGCCATGA
- a CDS encoding TRAP transporter large permease, whose translation MSDLTLGALYGVVTLIVMCSGMPIAFALGVVAITFMYFFMPASSLDTVTQNVYEEMASITLLSIPLFILKGAAIGKSPAGKDLYSAIHTWLHKIPGGLGIANVFACALFAAMAGSSPATCSAIGSAGIPEMRKRGYSPGFAAGIIAAGGTLGILLPPSITMILYAVASEQSLGRLFLAGIGPGILLVALFAGYAVFRARKEYAMAKAIYEAGGDKSPYLDTEHFTLREKVEMLPRVLPFIILLIGVMVALYGGYATPSETAGLGAMLALVLIAVVYNVWRPKDLSPILASTIKESTMLLLIIGMSLLYSYVMSYLHISQSAAQWVVDMHLSRWVLLTVILLMVVVFGFFLPPVSIILMTAPIILPPLKDAGFDLIWFGIVMTVVMEMGLIHPPVGLNIFVIKNIAPDIPLKDVIWGVMPFLGLMLVAVVLLCLFPSIATGLPDMMMGAK comes from the coding sequence ATGAGCGACCTGACCCTGGGCGCCCTGTACGGCGTCGTCACCCTGATCGTCATGTGCTCCGGCATGCCGATCGCCTTTGCCCTCGGGGTGGTGGCCATTACGTTCATGTACTTCTTCATGCCGGCGTCCTCGCTCGACACGGTGACCCAGAACGTGTACGAGGAAATGGCCTCCATCACCCTGCTCTCGATCCCCCTGTTCATCCTCAAGGGCGCGGCGATCGGCAAGTCACCGGCCGGCAAGGACTTGTATTCGGCCATCCACACCTGGCTGCACAAGATCCCCGGTGGCCTGGGCATCGCCAACGTGTTCGCGTGCGCGCTGTTCGCGGCGATGGCCGGTTCGTCGCCCGCGACCTGCTCGGCCATCGGTTCGGCCGGCATTCCCGAAATGCGCAAGCGCGGCTACTCGCCCGGTTTCGCGGCCGGCATCATCGCCGCCGGCGGCACGCTGGGCATCTTGCTGCCGCCGTCGATCACCATGATCCTGTACGCGGTCGCCTCGGAACAGTCGCTCGGACGCCTGTTCCTGGCCGGGATCGGCCCCGGCATCCTGCTCGTCGCCCTGTTCGCCGGCTACGCGGTGTTCCGCGCACGCAAAGAGTACGCCATGGCCAAGGCCATCTACGAAGCGGGCGGCGACAAGTCGCCTTACCTCGACACCGAGCACTTCACCCTGCGCGAAAAAGTCGAGATGCTGCCGCGCGTGCTACCCTTCATCATCCTGCTGATCGGGGTGATGGTGGCGCTGTACGGCGGCTATGCCACGCCGTCCGAAACGGCCGGCCTGGGCGCCATGCTGGCGTTGGTGCTGATCGCCGTGGTCTACAATGTGTGGCGGCCGAAGGACCTGTCGCCGATCCTGGCCTCGACCATCAAGGAATCGACCATGCTGCTCCTGATTATCGGGATGTCGCTGCTGTATTCCTATGTCATGAGCTATCTGCATATCAGCCAGTCGGCCGCGCAGTGGGTGGTCGACATGCACCTGTCGCGCTGGGTGCTGCTGACGGTGATTTTGCTGATGGTGGTGGTGTTCGGCTTCTTTTTACCGCCAGTCTCGATTATCCTGATGACCGCGCCGATCATCCTGCCGCCGCTCAAGGACGCCGGTTTCGATCTGATCTGGTTCGGTATCGTGATGACCGTGGTGATGGAAATGGGGCTGATCCATCCGCCGGTGGGCTTGAATATCTTCGTGATCAAGAACATCGCGCCGGACATACCGCTCAAGGATGTGATCTGGGGCGTCATGCCCTTCCTCGGCCTGATGCTCGTTGCGGTGGTGCTGCTCTGCCTTTTCCCTTCGATCGCGACCGGCCTGCCTGACATGATGATGGGAGCAAAATAG
- the mdcA gene encoding malonate decarboxylase subunit alpha, producing MSASPAKWNTLQTNRAERLARAGASLGGALDGKALPAALLPDLLYAVIERGDRVCLEGNNQKQADFLGQALAQLDPARVNGLHMLQSVLALPQHLDVFERGVADRLDFSFSGPQAARVAKLLAAGKLKIGAIHTYLELFSRYFIDLTPRVCLIAAEAADRHGNLYTGLNTEDTPPIAEATAFKNGIVIVQVNRIMDTLPRVDIPGDWVDFVVQSPRPYYIEPLFTRDPAQISEIQVLMAMMAIKGIYAPYEVERLNHGIGFDTAAIELLLPTYGESLGLKGKIARHWALNPHPALIPAIESGFVESVYSFGSELGMEDYIRARPDVFFTGPDGSMRSNRALCQAAGHYACDMFIGSTLQIDLQGNSSTATQGRIAGFGGAPNMGADARGRRHASPAWLKAGQQAREGRNTIPRGQKLVVQIVETFREHMQPAFVDRLDAWDLAEQAGMALPPVMIYGDDVTHILTEEGIANLLLCRSDEEREQAIRGVAGYTPVGMGRDRRMVENLRDRGIIQRAEDIGVDKRLATRDLLAARNMKDLVRASGGLYNPPKRFRNW from the coding sequence ATGAGTGCATCGCCAGCGAAGTGGAACACGCTGCAAACCAACCGCGCCGAACGCCTGGCACGCGCCGGCGCTTCGCTTGGCGGTGCCCTCGACGGCAAGGCGCTTCCGGCGGCGCTGCTGCCGGACCTGCTGTATGCCGTGATCGAACGGGGCGACCGCGTTTGCCTCGAAGGGAACAACCAGAAGCAGGCCGATTTTCTGGGCCAGGCGCTGGCCCAGCTCGACCCGGCGCGCGTGAACGGGCTGCATATGCTGCAATCGGTGCTGGCGCTGCCGCAGCACCTGGACGTGTTCGAGCGCGGCGTCGCCGACCGCCTCGATTTCTCTTTCTCCGGACCGCAGGCGGCGCGCGTGGCCAAGCTGCTCGCCGCCGGCAAACTGAAAATCGGCGCGATCCACACTTATCTTGAGCTGTTCAGCCGCTACTTTATCGACCTGACGCCGCGCGTGTGCCTGATCGCGGCCGAAGCGGCGGACCGCCACGGCAACCTGTACACCGGCCTGAATACCGAAGACACGCCGCCGATTGCCGAGGCGACGGCCTTCAAGAATGGCATCGTGATCGTGCAGGTGAACCGCATCATGGACACCCTGCCGCGCGTGGACATTCCGGGCGACTGGGTCGACTTCGTGGTGCAGTCGCCGCGCCCCTACTATATAGAACCGTTGTTTACGCGCGACCCGGCCCAGATTTCGGAAATCCAGGTGCTGATGGCGATGATGGCGATTAAGGGCATCTACGCGCCGTATGAGGTCGAACGCCTGAACCACGGCATCGGCTTCGACACGGCGGCCATCGAACTGCTGCTGCCGACCTACGGCGAATCGCTTGGACTGAAGGGCAAGATCGCGCGCCACTGGGCGCTCAACCCCCATCCGGCCCTGATTCCGGCGATCGAATCGGGCTTCGTGGAGTCGGTGTATTCGTTCGGCTCCGAACTTGGCATGGAAGACTACATCCGCGCCCGTCCCGACGTGTTTTTCACGGGGCCGGACGGCAGCATGCGCAGCAACCGCGCCCTGTGCCAGGCCGCCGGCCACTACGCCTGCGACATGTTCATCGGCTCGACCCTGCAAATCGATTTGCAGGGCAATTCGTCAACCGCGACCCAGGGCCGCATCGCCGGTTTCGGCGGTGCGCCCAACATGGGGGCGGACGCGCGCGGACGGCGTCATGCCAGCCCGGCGTGGCTGAAAGCCGGCCAGCAGGCGCGCGAGGGCCGCAACACCATCCCGCGCGGCCAGAAACTGGTGGTGCAGATCGTCGAAACCTTCCGCGAGCATATGCAGCCGGCCTTCGTCGACCGGCTCGATGCGTGGGACCTGGCAGAACAGGCCGGCATGGCGCTGCCGCCGGTAATGATCTACGGCGACGACGTCACCCACATCCTGACCGAGGAAGGCATCGCCAACCTGCTGCTGTGCCGCAGCGACGAGGAGCGCGAACAGGCGATCCGCGGGGTGGCCGGCTACACGCCGGTGGGCATGGGGCGCGACCGCCGCATGGTGGAGAACCTGCGCGACCGCGGTATTATCCAGCGCGCGGAAGACATCGGCGTCGACAAGCGGCTCGCCACGCGCGACCTGCTCGCCGCCAGGAACATGAAAGACCTGGTGCGCGCCTCCGGTGGTTTGTACAACCCGCCCAAGCGCTTTCGCAACTGGTAA
- the mdcC gene encoding malonate decarboxylase acyl carrier protein, whose translation METLAYRFEQGSRALPAQAQVVGVVGSGNLEVLIESASLGGACTIDISTAAVGFGATWEAVMRDFHERWQLKDARIAINDMGATPAVVSLRLDQAVQTMLGDAP comes from the coding sequence ATGGAAACGCTCGCATATCGCTTCGAACAAGGCAGCCGCGCGCTGCCGGCCCAGGCGCAGGTGGTCGGCGTGGTCGGCTCGGGCAACCTGGAGGTGCTGATCGAATCGGCATCGCTCGGTGGCGCCTGCACGATCGACATCAGCACCGCCGCCGTGGGCTTTGGCGCGACGTGGGAAGCGGTCATGCGCGACTTTCACGAGCGCTGGCAATTGAAGGACGCGCGCATTGCGATTAACGACATGGGCGCCACGCCCGCAGTGGTCAGCCTGCGGCTCGATCAGGCGGTGCAAACGATGCTGGGAGACGCACCTTGA
- a CDS encoding biotin-independent malonate decarboxylase subunit beta, translated as MNSYLELTARERLARLFDQGSFKEFLPPSARVASPHLGQLNAPVAFDDGVAVGRALLDGQPVLCAAQEGGFMGGAVGEVHGAKLTGLLRRAVQERAGAVVLLLESGGVRLHEANAGLIAVSEVMRALLDARAAGIPVVALVGGSNGCFGGMGIVARCANAVVMSEEGRLAMSGPEVIETASGVEEFDSRDRALVWRTTGGKHRYLMGDCHAIVPDEVQAFRAAAIDAIAHSRGAGVELSLATLEAEQALLGQRIARFGGCADPLDAWRELGLPDPAAVPMMEADAFSALAAGHTLGGAQ; from the coding sequence TTGAACAGCTATCTTGAACTGACCGCGCGCGAACGCCTTGCGCGCCTGTTCGACCAGGGCAGCTTTAAAGAATTCCTGCCGCCGTCGGCGCGCGTGGCCAGCCCGCACCTGGGACAACTGAACGCGCCGGTCGCCTTCGACGATGGTGTGGCCGTGGGCCGCGCGCTGCTCGACGGCCAGCCGGTCCTGTGCGCCGCGCAGGAAGGTGGCTTCATGGGCGGCGCGGTGGGCGAAGTCCACGGCGCCAAGCTGACCGGCCTGCTGCGCCGCGCGGTGCAGGAGCGCGCCGGCGCGGTGGTGCTGCTGCTCGAAAGCGGCGGCGTGCGTCTGCACGAAGCCAACGCCGGCCTGATCGCCGTCTCGGAAGTCATGCGCGCCCTGCTCGACGCGCGCGCCGCCGGCATACCGGTGGTCGCGCTGGTGGGCGGCTCGAACGGCTGCTTCGGCGGCATGGGCATCGTGGCGCGCTGCGCGAATGCGGTGGTGATGTCGGAAGAAGGCCGGCTGGCCATGTCCGGACCCGAGGTAATCGAAACCGCGTCGGGTGTGGAAGAATTCGATTCGCGCGACCGCGCGCTGGTCTGGCGCACCACCGGAGGCAAGCACCGCTACCTGATGGGCGACTGCCACGCCATCGTGCCCGACGAGGTGCAAGCGTTCCGCGCCGCGGCGATTGACGCCATCGCGCACAGCCGGGGCGCCGGTGTGGAACTGAGCCTGGCCACGCTGGAGGCCGAACAGGCATTGCTCGGCCAGCGCATCGCGCGCTTCGGCGGCTGCGCCGATCCGCTCGACGCGTGGCGCGAACTGGGTCTGCCCGACCCGGCCGCCGTGCCGATGATGGAGGCCGATGCCTTTTCCGCCCTCGCGGCCGGCCACACACTGGGAGGTGCACAATGA